GATGCTCCGGGCGTCAGCCGAAACCAAGGGTGACGCTTCAACCCGGTTCCGTGCCGAAGCCGAGCGGCTGTTCACCAAAGCCTTAGCCTATGACCCGTCCGATTTTGCCGCGATGTTCAACTTGGGAATTGCCCAGTACCAGGGCCAGAACGACACTCTGGCTTCAATTACCTTCCAAAAGGTGGTCGAAGGCGCGGTCGCTCCCTTGAGGTCATTGCCCGCCGAATGGCAGAACAAGCTTACGGCGCTCATTACCGCAGACGCGGTCAAAGAAGGAAGTCTCCCCCTTGACCTGCCGACCGTCGCCTCGATTGATAGCATCCTTCAAAGTAAAGGATATCGGGGTGCGGGCTATGCCTGGCTTTATTTCCCACTCCTCCGCAACAAGCCCCAGCCCCTGCCCGTAACCCCCAGCGACATAAGCGACATTTTCCTCAGTCTTGAAGCACCAAAAGCACTCGAGAACATCTACCTTCTGCTTGGCGTCACCCAGACTGGCATCGGACTTTCGCTGCTTGAAGCAAAGCAGAAGGATGCAGCGATGGCGAAACTTAGCTCCGCAATTGCAAACCTTACACTCGTTATCAACCTGAACCCACTTAACGCTGAAGCTTATCAGAACCTCGTACACTGCTACCGAGAAACCGGCCAGAAGAAGAAGGCCGAGGAAGCTTACAAGAAATACAAGGAACTCAGTCAGTAGCTTCGTGGAGTCAACTGCATGACTAAACTGCTTAATCTTATCATCGTGGTTCTGGCCTTGGCCCTGATCGCGGTTATTGTGTACCCCCAAATCCAGGCAAACCGGCCTAGGCTCGTTCGGTTTGCCTGCGACAGCACGACCAGCTCCTTACCGATACTCGTCGGCATCGAAGAATCACTGTTCATCAACAACCGGATAACGCCTGAATTAGTTTGGTACTCTGATCCAGACCAGGCCCTGGCCGACCTGTTCGCAGGCAAGAGCGACGTCGGAATATTTCCGTGGAGTACAGTTCTAAAGCGGATAGCCTACAGCGGCGAAAGCCTCAAAGTATTCATGTCCCAAGAGTTCAGACAGACCCTGCCGGTGGATGCCATTGTCGTACCAGCCAAGTCTAAACTCACAACTTTAGCCGATCTGAGAAAAAAAAGGTTAGGTTATCCACCCCAGTTGCGCGACTACGTCAGACCCATGTTGGCAAACATAAACATCCGGCCCCAGGACATCACAGCTATCGAGGTACCGCTCTCCACACTGGTAGAACAACTCGTCACTGGCTCGATCGATGCTGCCTGGCTTCTGGAACCGGTACTCTGTGCACTTGATACAGTCGCGTTCCGTACTCTGCAACCTGGCGTACTAGCACGATATGTTTCGGCGCCATTCCCCGGTGCTGCGGTCGGATTCACTCCCGGCTTCTATGCAAAATCCGACAAAGTGCTTCTTTCACGCCTTAAGATAGCGACCGATGCCGCCGTCGCCCTGACAGAAGGCAACGTGGATAAAGCCAAGATGGTGCTTGGCAAGTACTTTCCCTACTGCAAGGAATTCTGCCAGACCTGCCGTTTGCCCGAAATGCAGCGACTGGTCGAAATCAACAGACCAGCAGTTGCTGCACTTTCCGCCCGATTAGCCGCTTCTGGCGTACTGTCGAGTGAGGTCGAAACCCAGAACTTGTTCGTAGAACCAGCCAGGCTTACACGCTGATACGCGAGCACCCGGTCGTGCTAGACGGGGGGTCGGCGGTCCCCTGTAACCCGAAACCCGCCAATGCGGGGTCGAACGAGCATCATGAGTTCTGCACGGAGCGAACAAGGTCGGAGGTACGCCGGACGATGAAGGTCGGGTCTCACGATGAAGGCTGCCGCAAATCCCGCCAGGACCGGAAGGTAGCAACGGTACGCGAGTCTGCGTTCAGTCGCGAGCCAGCCTGGCTGGAGTCCGGCCGTTTCCGTCCCTCTCTCCGTCAGTGCGAATATGCTGCACGACCGGGTTCTCCTGTACTTCGGTTTCAGAAGCACACAGACGAACACGTACGCCTGGTAGGATCGTTTTCCTGGAGTCCCGGAACGCGGACAAACTTGACCCAAATAGGCCTAGCCTCCATCCCCTAAATGTCTGGTAAAGTCCTCACCCTCAAGTATCGGCCGCAGACATTTGATGAACTCCTAGTTCAGAACCATGTCAAGCGCGTCTTGATCAAGGCGCTCGAACACCGCCGGCTCGCCAACGCCTACTTGTTCGCTGGCCCACGCGGCGTCGGTAAAACTACAACCGCTCGAATTCTTGCCAAGAGCCTAAACTGTCTTTCCTTCGAGCAACCGACCCCAACACCCTGTAACCGCTGCTCTGCCTGCGTCGAAATCTCCGGTTCGCGTAACATTGACGTCCTTGAAATTGATGGTGCCTCAAACCGCGGAATCGACCAAGTCCGCGAGCTACGCGAGAACATAAAGTATGCCCCCACCAGCCTACGCTACAAGGTCTACATCATTGACGAAGTTCACATGCTAACATCTCAGGCATTCAATGCTCTTCTGAAAACCCTGGAAGAGCCGCCGGCCCATGCCAAGTTCATCTTTGCAACCACCGCGGCGCACGAAGTACCGGCAACAATCATTTCGCGGTGCCAGCGTTTCGACTTCAGAAAAGCCAGTCCTGAAGAAGTCGCAACCCGCCTGCGCTGGCTGGCTGAACAGGAAAACATCAAGATAGCCGAGTCGGCTCTACTCGCCGTAGCCCGCCGCGCTGACGGGGCAATTCGCGATGGCGAAAGCATCCTCGAGCAACTCGCCACTTATCAGCCCGGCGGCATAGAGCTTTCCGATGTCGAGGAACTCCTCGGACTTGTCCCGGCCGAACTCTTCTTCGAGTTTCTCGATTCCTTGCTTGCTGGCAGCTCAACCGACGCACTCCGGTTGGTCGCCAGAATCGTTGAGGAAGGACACGACCTGTTCGAATTCTACTCCGGCTTGGTCTGCCACTTGCGTAACCTCTTAGTCCTCATTGTCAGCAGCGAGACCCGATATCTCGGAACATCCCAAGAGGAAATAGGCCGGCTAGCGGAACAAGCCAAGGCAGCGGGCTCCATTCGACTCGTGAAAGCGCTGGAGACAGTCCTCAGAAGCGAAGAATCAGCCAAGCACTCCCAGATACCCCGCGTCCACCTTGAATGCCTGACCCTGGAACTGTCTGCTCTGCTCGGGCCCGAACCTGCCGGCACGCAAATTGCAACCGGGACTTCGGTTGACGCAGAAACCGCCCAGACTAGAAAGACGACTGCGGCCCTAAGGCCTCCGGACGCCGCTTCGTCCAGAACGAAAAAGCAAGAGGTTGCGACCCGGCATTCGAAAACGGATGACCCGAGTCGTCCCCTCGACTCAGTGTGGGAGGATTTCATCCTAAGAATAAAGGGCCATAAGCCATACCTCGCCACTTTCCTTCACCTGTGCAAAGCCGAGTCCCATAAGAACAACACCTTCACCATCTCCTGCCCGGAGACAAACAGAACAGCCTGGGATAAACTGCAGAACGATATTAGCCTCCTGGAGTCAGTACTCAGCTCAGTCTTGGGCCAACCTACCAAGGTTACCATTGTCCCATCAAAGGGAACCAACGACAGCAGCCCGGAAATCGAACGCATTTCTCGGGTGTTCGGTCCGCTTGAGAGAATATCACGACACAGATGAAACAGTCGCTTGAAAGGCTGATAGAAGCACTCATCGGCCTGCCCGGCATTGGCCGGAAGACTGCCCAGCGCATCGCCCTGCATCTGTTACGTGACCGAAGCAGACAGGTTGATGAGCTTGTGTACGCCCTGACCGAGGCCCGCACCAAGCTACACCCCTGTTCGCGGTGCTTCAACCTTACCGAAGCCGACCTCTGCGAAGTTTGCTCGGACCCGAGCCGTAACCATACTCTCGTCTGCGTCGTCGAGACACCAGGCGATGTCCTGACCCTGGAACAGTCCGGTCTTTTCCAAGGCGTGTACCACGTACTCGGTGGCGCACTATCCCCTATTGACGATATCGGCCCAGAAGACCTAAAAATTAGCGAACTTCTAAACCGCATAGAATCTGAAAAGGTCGCAGAGGTTATCATCGCCACAAATCCGACGACCGAAGGCGAGGCCACCGCAGTTTACCTTGCCCGATTGCTACATCGGCCTGGATTGCTGGTCACGCGTATCGCACGTGGCCTTCCCGTCGGCTCGGACCTAGAACTGGCGGACGGTGAGACAATTTCCCGTGCGTTCGAGGGACGGCGCGAGGTCTAGTAGCCCTGGCTCTAGCCCAGGTACATGGTGACCCTTTGAGGGCGGCCGCAAAGTCCGGGGACATTACACCAAGAGACTGGCTTGCGTTGCGAGGAAGCGTGAAAACGTTGCTGCAGGAGGCGAAGCTGAAAGAAAGGCATCGAGTTTCCAACCGTTCTGGTTATGCTTGTGGCGATACGCAAGCGCCAGAAAGGTGGAACCGATGCCTCCCATAGCCTCCTACTACTACATCGTGGCCAAAGGTAAAGACCAGACCGTGAAGTACGAGATTCGCCATAGCATGGTGCTGCTGGCTCTGAAAGAGGGCATCAAGCCGACCGCCCGCTACTACGGTGTCTCCCGCAACACGGTCCGTAAATGGCTGCGCCGCTACAGGG
This sequence is a window from candidate division WOR-3 bacterium. Protein-coding genes within it:
- a CDS encoding ABC transporter substrate-binding protein, translating into MTKLLNLIIVVLALALIAVIVYPQIQANRPRLVRFACDSTTSSLPILVGIEESLFINNRITPELVWYSDPDQALADLFAGKSDVGIFPWSTVLKRIAYSGESLKVFMSQEFRQTLPVDAIVVPAKSKLTTLADLRKKRLGYPPQLRDYVRPMLANINIRPQDITAIEVPLSTLVEQLVTGSIDAAWLLEPVLCALDTVAFRTLQPGVLARYVSAPFPGAAVGFTPGFYAKSDKVLLSRLKIATDAAVALTEGNVDKAKMVLGKYFPYCKEFCQTCRLPEMQRLVEINRPAVAALSARLAASGVLSSEVETQNLFVEPARLTR
- the dnaX gene encoding DNA polymerase III subunit gamma/tau: MSGKVLTLKYRPQTFDELLVQNHVKRVLIKALEHRRLANAYLFAGPRGVGKTTTARILAKSLNCLSFEQPTPTPCNRCSACVEISGSRNIDVLEIDGASNRGIDQVRELRENIKYAPTSLRYKVYIIDEVHMLTSQAFNALLKTLEEPPAHAKFIFATTAAHEVPATIISRCQRFDFRKASPEEVATRLRWLAEQENIKIAESALLAVARRADGAIRDGESILEQLATYQPGGIELSDVEELLGLVPAELFFEFLDSLLAGSSTDALRLVARIVEEGHDLFEFYSGLVCHLRNLLVLIVSSETRYLGTSQEEIGRLAEQAKAAGSIRLVKALETVLRSEESAKHSQIPRVHLECLTLELSALLGPEPAGTQIATGTSVDAETAQTRKTTAALRPPDAASSRTKKQEVATRHSKTDDPSRPLDSVWEDFILRIKGHKPYLATFLHLCKAESHKNNTFTISCPETNRTAWDKLQNDISLLESVLSSVLGQPTKVTIVPSKGTNDSSPEIERISRVFGPLERISRHR
- the recR gene encoding recombination mediator RecR, with translation MKQSLERLIEALIGLPGIGRKTAQRIALHLLRDRSRQVDELVYALTEARTKLHPCSRCFNLTEADLCEVCSDPSRNHTLVCVVETPGDVLTLEQSGLFQGVYHVLGGALSPIDDIGPEDLKISELLNRIESEKVAEVIIATNPTTEGEATAVYLARLLHRPGLLVTRIARGLPVGSDLELADGETISRAFEGRREV